From a single Equus asinus isolate D_3611 breed Donkey chromosome 2, EquAss-T2T_v2, whole genome shotgun sequence genomic region:
- the LOC106840722 gene encoding olfactory receptor 6E1-like translates to MPDSAFVLERASSKCPQIPKTSQLLVLHTSDWPSPAEVRRAIGNHTTITEFVLLGLSDACELQMLIFLGLLLTYLLTLLGNRLIVVITLMDRHLHTPMYFFLCYFAVLEIWFTSVIFPKMLINILTGYKTISLPGCFLQTFLYFFLGTTEFFLLAVMSFDRYVALCNPLHYVTIMSKRVCVQLVLPSWMIGFILNIVPSFLIFQEPFCGPNIINHFFCDSFPLLELICADTSLIELLSFIEAIFTLLGTLSVTATCYGHILHTILRIPSAKERQKAFSTCSSHITVVSLFYGSCIFMYIRSGKGDQGQDGNKVVALLNTVVTPMLNPFIYNLRNKQVKQVFREQVNKLFL, encoded by the exons ATGCCGGATTCTGCTTTTGTTCTGGAAAGAGCTAG TTCCAAGTGTCCTCAGATTCCCAAAACATCACAACTCTTGGTGTTGCACACCTCTGATTGGCCATCCCCAGCAGAGGTCAGAAGAGCCAttgggaaccacaccaccatcaCCGAATTTGTCCTGCTGGGGCTCTCAGATGCCTGTGAGCTGCAGATGCTCATCTTCCTGGGGCTTCTCCTGACCTACCTCCTCACTCTACTGGGGAATCGCCTCATCGTGGTCATCACCCTCATGGACAGGcacctccacacccccatgtacttcttcctctgctACTTTGCTGTCCTGGAGATCTGGTTCACCTCGGTCATCTTCCCGAAGATGCTGATCAATATCCTGACTGGGTACAAGACCATATCCCTCCCAGGCTGTTTCTTACAaactttcctctatttcttcctggGCACCACAGAGTTTTTCCTACTGGCAGTGATGTCCTTTGACAGGTATGTGGCCTTATGTAATCCCTTGCACTACGTCACCATCATGAGCAAAAGGGTCTGTGTCCAGCTGGTTCTTCCTTCATGGATGATAGGATTCATTCTCAACATTGTTCCAAGTTTTCTCATATTTCAGGAGCCATTCTGTGGCCCCAATATCATTaatcacttcttctgtgacagcTTTCCACTCCTGGAACTCATATGTGCAGACACAAGTCTGATAGAGCTTCTGAGTTTTATTGAGGCCATTTTCACCTTACTAGGCACTCTTTCCGTGACAGCCACCTGCTATGGACACATCCTCCACACCATCCTGCGCATCCCCTCAGCCAAGGAGAGGCAGAAAGCCTTCTCAACCTGCTCCTCTCACATCACTGTTGTGTCTCTCTTCTATGGAAGCTGCATCTTCATGTATATCCGGTCAGGCAAGGGTGACCAGGGGCAAGATGGAAACAAGGTGGTGGCTTTGCTCAACACTGTGGTGACCCCAATGCTCAACCCCTTCATCTACAACCTGAGGAACAAACAAGTGAAGCAGGTATTTAGGGAGCAGGTGAACAAGCTCTTCTTATGA